From a single Streptomyces liliifuscus genomic region:
- the ehuD gene encoding ectoine/hydroxyectoine ABC transporter permease subunit EhuD, whose product MKWDWSAVGDFMPHFWDGLLITLQALVLGSLISFALGLVWALLMRTPSRWVRWPVGVVTEFIRNTPLLVQLFFLFYVLPEWNITFSAMTTGVVAIGLHYSTYTMQVYRAGIEGVPAGQWEAATALNLPMTRTWTAVILPQAIRRVVPALGNYVISMLKDTPLLMAITVLDMLGEARLFSQQNFQFTEPLTVIGVAFVLISYPASLLMRALERRLVR is encoded by the coding sequence ATGAAATGGGACTGGAGTGCCGTCGGCGACTTCATGCCGCACTTCTGGGACGGACTGCTGATCACCCTGCAGGCCCTGGTGCTCGGCTCGCTGATCTCCTTCGCCCTCGGGCTGGTGTGGGCGCTGCTGATGCGTACGCCGAGCCGCTGGGTGCGCTGGCCGGTGGGGGTCGTCACGGAGTTCATCCGGAACACCCCGCTGCTGGTGCAGCTGTTCTTCCTCTTCTATGTGCTGCCCGAGTGGAACATCACGTTCTCCGCGATGACCACCGGTGTCGTCGCCATCGGGCTGCACTACTCGACGTACACGATGCAGGTCTACCGGGCCGGTATCGAGGGCGTGCCGGCCGGCCAGTGGGAAGCGGCCACGGCACTGAACCTGCCCATGACCCGGACGTGGACCGCGGTGATCCTGCCGCAGGCGATCCGCCGGGTGGTGCCCGCGCTGGGCAACTACGTCATCTCGATGCTCAAGGACACGCCGTTGCTGATGGCGATCACCGTCCTCGACATGCTCGGCGAGGCACGGCTGTTCTCGCAGCAGAACTTCCAGTTCACCGAGCCTCTGACGGTCATCGGCGTGGCCTTCGTCCTCATTTCCTATCCCGCTTCCCTCCTCATGCGAGCCCTGGAGCGACGTCTTGTCCGCTGA
- the ehuC gene encoding ectoine/hydroxyectoine ABC transporter permease subunit EhuC gives MTSGLWELVLKGIWVTVQLLVFSAALAAVVSFVVGIARTHRLWIVRFLAGFYTEVFRGTSALIMIFWVFFVLPPAFGWQLVPMWAGTLALGLTYGAYGSEIVRGALNSVDPAQREGGIALSFTPWQRLRLILLPQAVPEMIPPFSNLLIELLKGTALVSVMGMGDLAFSGNLVRLALQESAEIYTYILLIYFVIAFLLTRVMRGLEKKLKAGLGRVPEGGGKLPAPRPETTAVGAEAAGGR, from the coding sequence ATGACATCGGGACTCTGGGAACTCGTACTGAAGGGGATCTGGGTCACGGTCCAGCTGCTGGTGTTCAGCGCTGCGCTGGCCGCGGTCGTCTCCTTCGTGGTGGGCATCGCACGCACCCACCGGCTGTGGATCGTCCGCTTCCTCGCGGGCTTCTACACCGAGGTGTTCCGCGGGACCTCCGCGTTGATCATGATCTTCTGGGTGTTCTTCGTGCTGCCACCGGCCTTCGGCTGGCAGCTGGTCCCCATGTGGGCGGGCACCCTCGCACTGGGTCTCACCTACGGGGCGTACGGCTCCGAGATCGTGCGCGGCGCCCTGAACTCCGTCGACCCGGCGCAGCGTGAGGGCGGCATCGCGCTGAGCTTCACGCCCTGGCAGCGGCTGCGGCTGATCCTGCTTCCGCAGGCCGTGCCGGAGATGATCCCGCCCTTCTCCAACCTGCTGATCGAGCTGCTCAAGGGCACGGCCCTGGTGTCCGTGATGGGCATGGGCGACCTGGCGTTCAGCGGCAACCTGGTGCGGCTCGCGCTGCAGGAGAGCGCGGAGATCTACACGTACATCCTGCTGATCTACTTCGTGATCGCCTTCCTGCTCACGCGGGTCATGCGCGGTCTGGAGAAGAAGCTGAAGGCCGGGCTCGGCAGGGTGCCCGAGGGCGGCGGGAAGCTTCCCGCGCCCCGCCCGGAGACCACGGCCGTCGGTGCCGAAGCGGCAGGGGGTCGCTGA
- the ehuB gene encoding ectoine/hydroxyectoine ABC transporter substrate-binding protein EhuB yields MAPPLGNDAKEASAEEKNRDRHSPSRRSLLAGVAAFGALGAAGCSRVATASGKDGGDLLDRLKAQGVVRLGIAGEIPFGYIDKNGELTGEAPELARVIFKRLGVDRVQPVPTEFGSLIPGLNSQQFDVVAAGMYINAERCEQVIFSDPDYQMLDSFIVRKGNPKNLHDYKDVVESKAKFATGTGYAEIQYAVDAGYKESDILIVPDQVAGLNAVEAGRVDVFAGTALTTREVVKKSRKTESTKPFAPLVDGKPHVDGGGFAFRPTETGLRDAFNVELRKLKESGELFRILQPFGFTKNEMTDMTAKELCGG; encoded by the coding sequence ATGGCTCCACCACTTGGGAACGACGCGAAGGAAGCTTCCGCGGAAGAGAAGAACCGCGACAGACACAGCCCGAGCCGCCGGTCACTGCTGGCCGGCGTCGCGGCGTTCGGCGCGCTCGGCGCGGCCGGATGCAGCCGTGTGGCCACGGCGTCCGGCAAGGACGGCGGTGATCTCCTGGACCGCCTGAAGGCCCAGGGCGTCGTACGCCTCGGCATCGCCGGCGAGATCCCATTCGGCTACATCGACAAGAACGGCGAGCTCACCGGCGAGGCACCGGAACTCGCGCGGGTCATCTTCAAGCGGCTGGGGGTGGACCGTGTCCAGCCCGTGCCCACGGAGTTCGGCTCGCTCATCCCCGGTCTGAACTCCCAGCAGTTCGACGTGGTCGCCGCCGGCATGTACATCAACGCCGAACGCTGCGAGCAGGTGATCTTCTCCGACCCCGACTACCAGATGCTCGACTCCTTCATCGTGCGCAAGGGCAATCCGAAGAACCTGCACGACTACAAGGACGTCGTGGAGTCGAAGGCGAAGTTCGCGACCGGAACCGGCTACGCGGAGATCCAGTACGCGGTCGACGCCGGGTACAAGGAGAGCGACATCCTGATCGTCCCGGACCAGGTCGCGGGTCTGAACGCCGTCGAGGCGGGCCGTGTCGACGTCTTCGCGGGGACGGCGCTGACCACCCGCGAGGTCGTCAAGAAGTCCCGAAAGACGGAGTCGACCAAGCCGTTCGCGCCACTCGTGGACGGCAAGCCGCACGTCGACGGCGGCGGCTTCGCGTTCCGCCCGACGGAGACCGGGCTGCGGGACGCCTTCAACGTGGAGCTCAGGAAGCTGAAGGAGAGCGGTGAGCTGTTCCGGATCCTCCAGCCCTTCGGTTTCACCAAGAACGAGATGACCGATATGACCGCGAAGGAGTTGTGCGGCGGATGA
- a CDS encoding DUF3830 family protein has translation MTDRYIDVSLSKRGVHCTAKLLDDRAPITCEAVWNALPLSSDVYHAKYARNEIYALFPAFAPAEPPLENPTVTPIPGDLCYFSFSGTQLGTQAYGYGGASGVQAGTPVIDLALFYERNNLLLNGDVGWVPGIVWGQVVEGLDAMAEACNDLWRGGALGETLSFSRV, from the coding sequence ATGACCGACCGCTACATCGACGTGTCCCTGTCCAAGCGCGGAGTCCACTGCACTGCGAAGCTCCTCGACGACCGTGCGCCGATCACCTGCGAGGCGGTGTGGAACGCTTTGCCGCTGAGCAGTGACGTGTATCACGCGAAGTATGCCCGCAATGAGATCTATGCCCTGTTCCCGGCGTTCGCGCCCGCCGAGCCGCCGCTGGAGAACCCGACCGTCACGCCCATTCCGGGCGACCTCTGCTATTTCTCCTTCTCCGGTACGCAGCTGGGTACGCAGGCGTACGGATACGGGGGTGCCTCCGGCGTGCAGGCGGGTACGCCGGTGATCGACCTCGCCCTGTTCTACGAGCGCAACAATCTCCTGCTCAACGGGGATGTCGGGTGGGTGCCGGGGATTGTGTGGGGGCAGGTGGTGGAGGGGTTGGACGCGATGGCTGAAGCGTGCAATGACCTTTGGCGTGGGGGAGCGCTGGGGGAGACGCTGAGCTTCTCCCGGGTTTAG
- a CDS encoding amidase produces MTELTELTAVRLVEGYRKGEFSPVDAVRAALRRAEEVQPAVNAFVRVEGDEALAQARESAERWRRGEPAGLVDGVPVSVKDILLMRGGPTLKGSKTISTQGRWDEDAPSVARLREHGAVFIGRTTTPEFGWKGVTDSPQSGVTRNPYDLSRTSGGSSGGSAAAVALGAGPLSLGTDGGGSVRIPGAFCGIFALKATYGRVPLYPASAFGTLAHVGPMTRDAADAALMMDVISGPDPRDWSQLGPVNGSFVDGLAGGVRGLRVAYSPSLGGQVAVRPGVAAAVRRGVEGLAALGAYVEEADPDFTDPVEAFHTLWFGGAARVTQRLGPEQRKLLDPGLREICEAGARSSALDYLAAVDVRMELGRRMGLFHETYDVLVTPTIPITAFEAGAEVPRGSGHRRWTGWTPFTYPFNMTQQPAATVPVGLDDSGLPVGLQIVAARHGDELVLRTAHALYEAGVAGIAPPAPR; encoded by the coding sequence ATGACCGAGCTCACCGAGCTGACCGCGGTACGACTCGTCGAGGGATACCGCAAGGGCGAATTCAGCCCCGTGGACGCGGTGCGGGCCGCGCTGCGCAGGGCCGAGGAGGTCCAGCCCGCGGTGAACGCGTTCGTACGCGTCGAGGGGGACGAGGCCCTCGCGCAGGCCCGGGAGTCGGCCGAGCGGTGGCGCCGCGGCGAGCCGGCCGGGCTGGTCGACGGGGTGCCGGTCTCGGTGAAGGACATCCTGCTGATGCGCGGCGGGCCGACGCTCAAGGGCTCCAAAACGATCTCCACCCAGGGCCGTTGGGACGAGGACGCGCCCTCCGTGGCCCGGCTGCGCGAGCACGGTGCCGTGTTCATCGGCCGGACGACGACACCCGAGTTCGGCTGGAAGGGCGTCACCGACTCACCGCAGTCGGGCGTGACACGGAATCCGTACGACCTCTCGCGCACCTCGGGCGGATCCAGCGGCGGCAGCGCGGCGGCCGTGGCGCTGGGCGCCGGCCCGCTGTCCCTGGGCACGGACGGGGGCGGCAGTGTCCGTATCCCCGGCGCCTTCTGCGGGATCTTCGCGCTGAAGGCGACGTACGGGAGGGTGCCGCTGTATCCCGCGAGCGCGTTCGGCACGCTGGCGCACGTCGGGCCGATGACACGGGACGCGGCGGACGCGGCCCTGATGATGGACGTCATCAGCGGCCCCGACCCACGCGACTGGTCACAACTCGGCCCGGTGAACGGCTCGTTCGTGGACGGACTGGCCGGCGGTGTGCGGGGCCTGCGTGTCGCGTACTCGCCCTCCCTCGGCGGCCAGGTCGCCGTCCGGCCCGGGGTCGCCGCGGCGGTGCGGCGCGGGGTGGAGGGGCTCGCGGCCCTCGGGGCGTACGTCGAGGAGGCCGACCCCGACTTCACGGATCCCGTCGAGGCGTTCCACACCCTGTGGTTCGGCGGGGCGGCCCGGGTCACCCAGCGGCTCGGCCCCGAACAGCGGAAACTGCTGGACCCGGGGTTGCGGGAGATCTGCGAGGCGGGGGCCCGGTCCAGCGCGCTGGACTACCTCGCGGCGGTGGACGTACGCATGGAACTCGGCCGCCGGATGGGCCTCTTCCACGAGACGTACGACGTCCTGGTCACGCCGACGATCCCGATCACCGCGTTCGAGGCGGGTGCGGAGGTGCCCCGTGGCTCGGGGCATCGCCGGTGGACGGGGTGGACGCCGTTCACCTACCCGTTCAACATGACGCAGCAGCCGGCGGCGACGGTCCCGGTGGGCCTGGATGACTCCGGTCTCCCGGTGGGGCTCCAGATCGTGGCCGCCCGCCACGGGGACGAGCTCGTTCTGCGAACGGCACACGCGCTGTACGAGGCGGGGGTCGCTGGGATCGCGCCACCGGCGCCCCGCTGA
- a CDS encoding D-2-hydroxyacid dehydrogenase yields the protein MTSATPPNLAEKTTLLVLDADPPPRLGRLTGRVRVEHADESSLAALLPTADVLLVWDFASHAVRRAWPGEGPRPRWVHTASAGVDHLMCPELAASDTLVTNARGVFDQPIAEYVAALVLAMAKDLPRTWDLQRAREWRHRESQRIAGTRACVVGSGPIGRAIEGTLKALGITTALVGRTPRAGVHGPEDLDRLIARADWVVSAAPLTEDTYGMFDARRFGLMQPSARFVNVGRGQLVIEEALAEALASRWIAGAALDVFEHEPLGPDSPLWAAPDLIVSPHMSGDTVGWRDELGRQFVELYELWETGEPLPNVVDKQRGYVPGH from the coding sequence ATGACCTCTGCCACGCCCCCGAACCTGGCCGAAAAGACGACCCTTCTGGTGCTCGACGCCGATCCGCCGCCCCGGCTCGGCCGGCTCACCGGCCGGGTGCGGGTCGAGCACGCCGACGAGTCGTCGCTGGCCGCGCTCCTGCCCACCGCGGACGTCCTGCTGGTCTGGGACTTCGCCTCGCACGCCGTGCGCCGGGCCTGGCCCGGCGAGGGCCCGCGACCGCGCTGGGTGCACACGGCGAGCGCGGGCGTGGACCATCTGATGTGCCCCGAACTCGCCGCGTCCGACACGCTGGTGACGAACGCGCGCGGTGTCTTCGACCAGCCGATCGCGGAGTACGTGGCCGCGCTCGTCCTCGCCATGGCCAAGGACCTGCCGCGCACCTGGGACCTGCAGCGGGCCCGGGAGTGGCGGCACCGCGAGTCGCAGCGGATCGCCGGCACGCGCGCGTGCGTGGTCGGTTCCGGACCGATCGGGCGCGCGATCGAGGGGACATTGAAGGCCCTCGGCATCACGACGGCGCTCGTGGGGCGCACACCGCGCGCGGGGGTGCACGGCCCGGAGGACCTCGACCGGCTGATCGCCCGCGCCGACTGGGTGGTGTCCGCGGCGCCGCTCACCGAGGACACGTACGGGATGTTCGACGCGCGGCGTTTTGGGCTGATGCAGCCGTCGGCACGCTTCGTGAACGTCGGACGCGGGCAGCTTGTGATCGAGGAAGCGCTGGCCGAGGCTCTCGCGAGCCGCTGGATCGCGGGTGCGGCGCTCGACGTCTTCGAGCACGAACCGCTGGGCCCCGACAGCCCGTTGTGGGCGGCCCCTGACCTCATCGTGTCGCCGCACATGAGCGGGGACACGGTGGGCTGGCGGGACGAACTCGGCAGGCAGTTCGTGGAGTTGTACGAGCTCTGGGAGACGGGAGAGCCGCTGCCGAACGTCGTCGACAAGCAGCGCGGATACGTACCTGGCCACTGA
- a CDS encoding maleate cis-trans isomerase family protein encodes MDVSFLGGPHPQRGVGVVAPFDFALDRELWRWVPDEVSLHLTRTPFVPVEVSLDLARLVSEHETLGDAVRALNAVGPEIVAYACTSGSFVGGIPGERAMCEAMTRAGEVPSVTTSGALLEALEELDARRIALVTPYTVSVTQSLEEYLAEAGITVTGRAYMGLTRHIWKVPYRNVVDMARDAVRGHADALFISCTNLPTYDVIPQLEAELRIPVISANQVTMWAALRHLGTRAVGPYQALIDESARQRPVPPALPAEPALPEEQEGWA; translated from the coding sequence ATGGACGTCTCCTTCCTTGGTGGACCACACCCTCAAAGGGGTGTCGGCGTCGTCGCTCCCTTCGATTTCGCTCTCGACCGTGAACTGTGGCGCTGGGTCCCCGACGAGGTCTCACTCCATCTCACCCGTACCCCGTTCGTGCCCGTGGAGGTCAGCCTCGACCTGGCCCGGCTGGTCAGCGAGCACGAGACGCTCGGCGACGCGGTGCGCGCGCTGAACGCCGTCGGGCCGGAGATCGTCGCGTACGCCTGCACCTCCGGCAGCTTCGTCGGCGGCATCCCCGGCGAGCGCGCGATGTGCGAGGCCATGACCCGGGCCGGCGAGGTCCCCTCCGTGACCACGTCCGGCGCCCTCCTTGAGGCACTGGAGGAGCTGGACGCACGCCGGATCGCGCTCGTCACGCCGTACACCGTCTCCGTGACCCAGTCCCTGGAGGAGTACCTCGCCGAGGCGGGCATCACGGTCACCGGCCGCGCCTACATGGGCCTGACCAGGCACATCTGGAAGGTCCCGTACCGCAATGTGGTCGACATGGCGCGTGACGCCGTACGCGGCCATGCGGACGCCCTCTTCATCAGCTGCACGAATCTCCCCACCTACGACGTCATCCCGCAGCTGGAGGCCGAACTGCGCATCCCGGTGATCTCGGCCAACCAGGTGACGATGTGGGCTGCCCTGCGCCACCTGGGTACCCGGGCAGTAGGGCCGTACCAGGCGCTGATCGACGAGTCGGCGCGACAGCGGCCCGTACCGCCAGCGCTACCGGCAGAACCAGCGCTACCGGAAGAACAGGAAGGTTGGGCATGA
- a CDS encoding maleate cis-trans isomerase family protein, translating into MTALGFLYPGHSAEDDYPRIEQLLGSDIRLQVVHTDIGEDAHRVDALLEMGSAARLAAGIEDLRLSGAEAVVWACTSGSFVYGWEGAHDQVRTLATTAGLPASSTSFAFAHAVRELGVKRVAIAATYPDDVAVLFGNFLRDAGLDVLGVRSSGIITAAEVGTWGEAEVLALARAGDHPEAEVVLLPDTALHTASHIPALEKELGKPVLTANQVTVWEALRLTDRRVNAPELGTLFTREPIVQA; encoded by the coding sequence ATGACGGCTCTCGGATTCCTCTACCCGGGCCACTCGGCCGAGGACGACTACCCGCGCATCGAGCAGCTCCTTGGCAGCGACATCCGCCTCCAGGTCGTCCACACCGACATCGGTGAGGACGCCCATCGCGTGGACGCGCTGCTGGAGATGGGCTCGGCGGCCCGCCTCGCCGCCGGGATCGAGGATCTGCGCCTGTCCGGTGCCGAGGCGGTGGTCTGGGCCTGCACGAGCGGCAGCTTCGTCTACGGCTGGGAGGGCGCCCACGACCAGGTCCGCACGCTGGCCACGACGGCGGGGCTGCCGGCCTCCTCGACGTCGTTCGCTTTCGCCCATGCCGTACGGGAGCTGGGCGTGAAGCGGGTCGCGATCGCCGCGACGTACCCCGACGACGTGGCCGTTCTCTTCGGGAACTTCCTGAGGGACGCGGGGCTCGATGTCCTCGGCGTGCGCAGTTCCGGGATCATCACGGCGGCCGAGGTGGGGACGTGGGGGGAGGCGGAGGTACTGGCCCTGGCCCGCGCGGGCGACCATCCGGAGGCGGAGGTCGTTCTCCTCCCCGACACCGCCCTCCACACCGCCTCCCACATCCCGGCCCTGGAAAAAGAACTCGGCAAGCCGGTCCTCACCGCCAACCAGGTCACGGTCTGGGAGGCCCTGCGCCTCACGGACCGCCGCGTGAACGCCCCCGAACTCGGAACCCTCTTCACCAGGGAGCCGATCGTCCAGGCGTGA
- a CDS encoding LLM class flavin-dependent oxidoreductase — protein sequence MAAPDHTPSGPDEIRAEAKGTAQVPLSVLDLVTVGAGRTATDALRTSVKLSRLAEDRGFHRYWVAEHHSMPGVASTSPAVILAHLAAHTTRIRLGSGGVMLPNHAPLVIAEQFGTLEAMAPGRVDLGLGRAPGTDGATAAALRRTDRLNEGADDFPEQLAELTRFLDDDFPPGHPYARIHAVPGPIQSTSPGGVQSPHRPPIWLLGSSGFSARLAGTLGLPFAFAHHFSAQNTIPALDLYRESFRPSAVLDSPYALIGVSTLATDDEKEARRQIMAAALNMVRLRTGRPGLVPTPEEAEAYEFSPMEREFVDSWNTNVIHGTADEVRSGLDDLQKRTGADELMLTANAHSGDLRLRSYELIADAYQLPAAGEARAGEPRAGEPQA from the coding sequence GTGGCGGCACCGGACCACACCCCCAGCGGACCCGACGAGATCAGGGCGGAGGCGAAGGGGACCGCACAGGTACCCCTCTCCGTCCTCGACCTGGTCACGGTAGGCGCAGGCCGCACCGCGACGGACGCCCTCCGCACCAGCGTCAAGCTCTCCCGCCTGGCGGAGGACAGGGGCTTCCACCGCTACTGGGTGGCCGAACACCACTCCATGCCGGGCGTGGCCTCCACCTCCCCCGCCGTGATCCTCGCCCACCTCGCCGCCCACACGACCCGCATCCGCCTCGGCTCGGGCGGCGTCATGCTCCCGAACCACGCCCCGCTGGTCATCGCGGAGCAGTTCGGCACCCTGGAGGCGATGGCCCCGGGCCGCGTAGACCTGGGCCTCGGCCGGGCCCCCGGCACGGACGGCGCCACGGCAGCGGCCCTCCGCCGCACGGACCGCCTCAACGAGGGCGCCGACGACTTCCCCGAGCAGCTCGCCGAGCTCACCCGCTTCCTGGACGACGACTTCCCGCCCGGTCACCCCTACGCCCGCATCCACGCGGTCCCGGGCCCCATCCAGTCGACCTCGCCCGGCGGCGTCCAGTCCCCGCACCGCCCGCCGATCTGGCTGCTCGGCTCCTCCGGCTTCAGCGCCCGTCTTGCGGGCACCCTCGGTCTGCCTTTCGCCTTCGCGCACCACTTCTCGGCGCAGAACACGATCCCGGCGCTCGACCTCTACCGCGAGTCCTTCCGGCCCTCGGCCGTACTCGACTCGCCCTACGCCCTGATCGGCGTCTCCACCCTCGCGACGGACGACGAGAAGGAGGCCCGCCGCCAGATCATGGCCGCCGCGCTGAACATGGTCCGCCTGCGCACCGGCCGCCCCGGCCTGGTCCCCACCCCGGAGGAGGCCGAGGCGTACGAGTTCAGCCCGATGGAACGGGAGTTCGTCGACTCCTGGAACACGAACGTCATCCACGGCACCGCCGACGAGGTCCGCTCCGGCCTCGACGACCTCCAGAAGCGCACCGGCGCCGACGAGTTGATGCTCACCGCCAACGCCCACAGCGGCGACCTACGCCTGCGCTCCTACGAACTGATCGCGGACGCCTACCAGTTGCCCGCGGCCGGAGAGGCCCGGGCAGGAGAGCCCCGGGCCGGGGAGCCTCAGGCCTGA
- a CDS encoding putative bifunctional diguanylate cyclase/phosphodiesterase, translating to MSGTSDGPAPAVDLVRPAVTESHIAASRRVGTPPHEERVPRVESLVAPPLDLSAGLPAELPAGLPADFLAGFPSGLSAGLPALLSAGSPAGLAPHPGIDFGVGAHPRTGTDPRADANPQPHTGAGPGARAGTDTEAGTRTFRATFAAAPLAMAVVDREGLVVTANDTLGALLGAGPEGLTGRIAADLVDLASDARTWHAYREVLRGRQARLRCTRRLKHPDGHSLWAQVTVSPLPEEERAVLLSVSDISARRELQARLRHLQMHDPVTRLPNRTLFFERLSAALEAEAYEESGTGRIGLCYLDLDGFKAVNDTLGHRVGDRLLAAVAERLTRCANEAGYARPATPLVARLGGDEFALLVEDSTGTEQLADLADSVLKSLQVPFDLSGQRLSVSASIGVVERHAAGTTATGLMQAADTTLYWAKADGKSRWTLFDPERNAHRMTRQALSSTLRPAIEKGEFALEYQPLVCMEDGGVRGVEALVRWNHPQFGTLTPNRFIGLAEEDGSIVQLGRWVLATACRQARRWQLDHPDAEPIFVSVNVAVRQVWDSDLVADVAATLAETGLAPHLLQLELTESAVMGSAGRPLQALQALSDMGVRIAIDDFGTGYSNLAYLSRLPVSVLKLDGSFVRGFQYETGENGAGPDARSNPADEVIVEAMIQLAHRLGLTVTAECVETAGQASRLRRIGCDTGQGWLYSRPVAPDRISALLTAAACSQA from the coding sequence GTGAGCGGAACGTCCGATGGGCCGGCGCCCGCGGTAGACCTCGTCCGGCCGGCCGTCACAGAGAGTCACATCGCGGCCTCTCGTCGCGTCGGGACCCCTCCTCACGAGGAACGGGTCCCACGCGTCGAGTCCCTGGTCGCACCCCCTCTGGACCTCTCGGCGGGACTCCCCGCCGAGCTGCCGGCCGGGCTTCCGGCCGACTTCCTCGCCGGATTCCCCTCCGGTCTGTCGGCGGGACTTCCGGCGCTGCTCTCGGCCGGTTCCCCGGCCGGCCTCGCGCCGCACCCCGGGATCGACTTCGGTGTCGGCGCCCACCCCCGCACCGGCACCGATCCCCGTGCCGACGCCAACCCCCAGCCCCACACCGGTGCCGGCCCCGGAGCCCGTGCCGGAACCGACACCGAGGCCGGTACACGTACATTCCGCGCCACTTTCGCCGCCGCTCCCCTCGCGATGGCCGTGGTGGACCGGGAGGGCCTGGTCGTCACGGCCAACGACACCCTGGGGGCGCTCCTCGGCGCGGGTCCCGAAGGGCTCACCGGCCGGATCGCCGCCGATCTGGTGGACCTCGCCTCGGACGCCCGTACGTGGCACGCGTACCGCGAGGTGCTCCGCGGCCGGCAGGCCAGACTGCGCTGCACCCGCCGTCTCAAACACCCCGACGGCCACTCCCTCTGGGCGCAGGTGACGGTCAGTCCGCTGCCCGAGGAGGAGCGCGCGGTGCTGCTCTCGGTCTCCGACATCAGCGCCCGCCGTGAACTCCAGGCCCGGCTGCGTCACTTGCAGATGCACGACCCGGTGACCCGGCTGCCCAACCGCACCCTGTTCTTCGAGCGGCTCTCGGCGGCGCTGGAGGCGGAGGCGTACGAGGAGTCCGGCACCGGCCGGATCGGGCTCTGCTATCTGGACCTGGACGGGTTCAAGGCGGTCAACGACACGCTCGGCCACCGCGTCGGCGACCGGCTGCTCGCGGCCGTCGCCGAGCGGCTGACGCGCTGCGCGAACGAGGCGGGGTACGCGCGACCGGCCACGCCCCTGGTCGCCCGGCTCGGCGGCGACGAGTTCGCGCTGCTGGTCGAGGACTCCACGGGTACGGAGCAGCTCGCGGACCTCGCCGACTCCGTACTGAAGTCCCTCCAGGTGCCGTTCGACCTGTCCGGGCAGCGGCTGTCGGTCTCGGCCTCGATCGGTGTCGTCGAGCGGCACGCGGCCGGCACCACCGCGACGGGTCTGATGCAGGCCGCCGACACGACGCTGTACTGGGCGAAGGCCGACGGCAAGTCCCGCTGGACGCTCTTCGACCCGGAGCGCAACGCCCACCGGATGACCCGCCAGGCTCTCTCCTCCACGCTCCGCCCGGCCATCGAGAAGGGCGAGTTCGCGCTGGAGTACCAGCCGCTCGTGTGCATGGAGGACGGCGGGGTGCGCGGGGTCGAGGCGCTGGTGCGATGGAACCATCCTCAGTTCGGCACACTGACGCCGAATCGGTTCATCGGACTTGCCGAAGAAGACGGTTCGATCGTGCAGCTGGGCCGCTGGGTGCTGGCCACCGCCTGCCGGCAGGCGCGCCGCTGGCAGCTGGACCACCCGGACGCGGAACCGATCTTCGTCAGTGTGAACGTGGCGGTGCGTCAGGTCTGGGACTCCGACCTGGTGGCGGACGTGGCGGCGACCCTCGCGGAGACCGGCCTCGCCCCGCATCTGCTGCAGCTGGAGCTCACCGAGTCCGCGGTGATGGGCTCCGCGGGCCGCCCGCTGCAGGCCCTCCAGGCCCTCAGCGACATGGGTGTGCGCATCGCCATCGACGACTTCGGCACGGGGTACTCGAACCTCGCCTACCTCAGCCGGCTGCCGGTCTCGGTGCTGAAGCTCGACGGGTCGTTCGTGCGCGGCTTCCAGTACGAGACCGGCGAGAACGGCGCGGGTCCGGACGCCCGGTCCAACCCGGCGGACGAGGTCATCGTCGAGGCGATGATCCAGCTCGCGCACCGGCTCGGTCTGACGGTCACCGCCGAGTGCGTGGAGACCGCGGGCCAGGCGTCACGGCTGCGGCGCATCGGCTGCGACACCGGCCAGGGGTGGCTCTACTCCCGGCCGGTGGCGCCGGATCGTATCTCCGCGCTCCTGACGGCGGCGGCCTGCTCTCAGGCCTGA